The sequence TGTCTGGGGAGAAAAATCAAAATCCAATTTAGAACCAGTATTTGCAATTGGATTCCATTGTGAGGTAGTTTGTACTTCTTTTTTATAACCAGATAAAGGATTGGAAGAAAGGAATTTAAGATTACTTTTATATTCGGAAGATTGACTTCCCACAACATTTGTTTCATATCCCAATCTAACTTGGCGTGACAAACCATCTTCCAACTTACGCAAGTTTGACGATTCAGATTCCCTGATATCTGTGTCTTTTAAGGGCGCAAAAAAAACGACCCCCAGAAGACCTAGACCTGAGAATAAAGAAACAAATACCGAAGATTTCGGGGAGTACATAGAGAGACTATGAAACATATTTCCTAAATTCAGATGAATGTAAATCTATTTTTGGAAAAGGAACATTGAATCTCCATAAGAATAAAAACGAAACCTGTTCTGTAGAGCGTACTGATAAGCATCCAACACTAGTTTGGTATTTGCAAACGCACTTACCAAAAGCAAAAGACTGGACTTTGGTAAGTGGAAGTTAGTGATCAGGCCTTGTACTGATTGGATATTGTCACCTGGCGACAAAAAGATGTCAGTTTGACTTGATCCCACCTTATATTTCTTTAATTGAGAATCAAATACAGTTTCTAAGACGCGAAGTGTAGTGGTTCCTACGGCAATGATCCTTCTCCCCTCTTTTCTAGCACCGTTTAACTTTGATGCTGTGGACTCGGAAACAAAATACTTTTCCCTATGTAAGGTTTTCGTTTCCCATTGTTCAGGAGTCAGTGGACGAAATGTCCCATAACCAATCTGTAATTCCACAGGGACAAATTCTGCACCATTTTTTAGGACGTTCTCTTTTAATTCTTCTGTAAAATGGAGTCCAGCGGTGGGAGCAGCCACAGATCCTGAACGGTTGGCAAAAATAGTCTGGTAACGAACTTTATCTTCTTCTGTCACATTTCGTTTGAGATAAGGTGGAATGGGTATATTTCCAAAAATTCCAAAATCAGAATCGGAAATGGGACTTTCGGAAAATAAAATGGAAAGTTCTTCTTTTGGTCCTTGGTAGGAAAACTGATAATTTTCAAAACCCACTGGGAAAAGTTTTTCACCTAACTTTAATTTTGCCCTATTTTTTAAGATACATAACCAACTTCTGTCGGATGGATCTAACGATTCCAAAAAAATCGATTCATGAATGCGGCCAGATTCCACTTGTAAATACACACGACGGGCTGATACTTTTGTCTCATTATATACAAATACATCTCCGGGACGAACCAACGCCAAAATGTCTCGAAACAATGGTGCTTCCCAAAACTTTGATTGCCCTATGTTTACCACCAAAAGCCGAGACTCATCTCGATTTTCTAAGGGAAATTTGGCAATTTGTTCATCGGGGAGGTGGAAATCGTATTCCTGTAAAAAATCCATCTTTGTATAGCCTTGGGAAAACCTTGTCAATTAACCAGAAATATTGGGAATGGTAGGAGAACTATGTGGAAATTTTTAGAAACCCTAGAGAAACGTGGGAAATGGATTCTCACCGTTCTGCTTGTGATTTTTTTTGCCCTGTCCGTCTCTAGATCCAAACAAAAATCGGATTTTTTGGATTATTACCATGCGGCAGAACGTTGGGCCACAGGTGAGAACCTTTACCGGTTTGATGCCGCTTTCGAACTCCAGTCCAAAGTGAAAAAAATGGAAGATCTATTCTTACCTGAAAATTTTCACCTCTTAACGGCTCTGCAAAACGAAACAGCAACTTATATTTATCCTCCTCTATTTTCCTTTTTACTCATTCCCGTTACCTATCTCTCAGAACCCAATGCAGCTCTTCTCTTTGAAATCGTAAGTTCGCTTTCTTTATTAGCCATTCTTTATCTTATTTTCCAAAATAAAGAAATTACCAACCCAAAGTCTCCCTATCCATATTTAATTCTAGTCACCACAATCCTTTTCAACTTTCGTTTTTTAGAAAGCCATATCCAAAATAATCAAGTTGGGCTACTTCTCATTTTACTTGTGTTAGTATCACTAACTATAAAGTCAGATTGGCAGAGTGGAATGATTTTGGCACTTGCCACAAGCATTAAGATTACCCCACTCGTTTTCCTTTTTGTTTATATTTATGAAAAACAATACAAACGAATCTTCTGGTTTCTTTTCGGAATTTTTGTTTGGAATGCGGCCCCACTTCTTTACAATTGGGACTATACCATTCAAATGACAAACGAATGGCTAACTGAAATTTTAGGGAATGCTTTTAGTAACCCCCTACTTCGTTCTTGGAAAAATAACCAATCCTTAAGTTCTACACTTGCAAAGTATTTTGTTCCAGGTGCAGATTTGATGAACCAACCCACCTACAGTTTACCTTTTTTGGTTTTATCTCTTCCCATGTTAAAGTTTATCCAACTTGGTTTTATCATTTTGTTTGGGACTCCTCTTCTATTACTCTGGAGAAAGAAAAATAAAAAATGGGAAATCATTTCTCTATTGTTTTTAATTTCTGCTCTTTTTAGTGGAATTAGTTGGATTCATAGTTTTATCATTTGTTTGATCCCTATTTATTTTATTTTGAATCAGGTGATTCGTTTACCAAACAACAAAAAAGAATTAACTATTCTTATTTTGATTTTGAGTTTACCAATTCTTTCACATAGAACCTTCGTCGGTTCAAAAATCGAAGCAACACTATCTATGTTTTCTATTTTATTTTATTCCACCAGTCTCTTGTATTTTTATATTGTAAGGTTTGCTCTACGTGAAACAGAAAATCGGAATTGATGTTAGGCCTCTTGCCTACGGGATGACTGGAAATTCTCGGTATTTAGCCGAAGTCCTTAAAGTCATATTACCCAAATATACAAAAAAAGAATTTTTTCTTTATACAAACAAACCGATCCATCCTGTGTTTCATGACTTACTTGGGCCCAATACAAAAGTGGTTTTGGAATCAATAAAAATCCCAGGCCCCATATATTTGAATTTTGTTTTACCCAAACGTCTCAAACAAGATGGTATCGAAGTTTTTTGGGCCACCATACAGATGTTACCGTTTTTAAAACTCCCTATACCAAGTTATGTGAACTATCATGACCTTAATTTTATTTCCGCACCGGAAACAATGGCCAAATGGAACTATTGGCAACACAAACTACTCTCTCCCATTACACTAAAGAATGCAGATAAAATTTTTTGTCTGTCCAAGAATACAAAAAGAGAAATCGCGGCCTTTCGCCCAGACTGTGAAAAAAAATGCATTGTGGTTTATCCTGGTGTTTCAAAACAGAAATTACCAAAACCAAAAGTTACTTTTCCAAAAGAATTTTTTCTAACAGTAGGTACTTTAGAACCAAGAAAAAACATCAATCGATTAGTAGATGCTTTTTTAGATTTTAAAACAAAACATCCAAAGGACAAAAACTCTCTCCTCATTATGGGAAGAAAAGGTTGGGGAGAAGAAGGTGAATTTTTATACCAAAAATTAAAAGATCCAAAAATCCAAAACCTAGGAATTCAATTTTGGGAAAATCCAGATGATGCAACACTGGCAGAAGCATTTAAACAATGTAAGGTTTTTTTCTTCCCTTCCTTACATGAAGGTTTCGGCCTCCCACTCCTTGAAGCAATGTTAGAGGACAAACGTTGTGTTGCTTCCGATATTCCCGTCTTTAAAGAAATTCTTTCAGACAAATGTGATCTCTATGTTCCAGCCAAAGAAACAAAGGATTGGACTCGTAGTTTTGAACTGATGTCCGGACCAAAAAAATCAAGATCTCCCAAATTTCCCGCCAAACAATGGACATGGGAAGAAACAGCAAAAAAAATTGAAGAGGTAATTTTTCAGTGAAAATCATCAATAAATGGATATCAAAATGGAAAGAATTCCAAAGCAAAAGAGAAATCGCTTACTTTGGAACATCGTTATACGATGAGTTAACGGTAAATCCGATTCCTTCCTTATTACTCATTCTCTTTGCCGTTTTATTTTTTACCTATAGTTTGCCTTATATTTATTATTTGGGTAAGTTTTTTTATTGGTTTGTGGGAGTTTTAGAAATTACGAAGGTTTTGAAAATTCCATTTTTAGATGAACTTAGATATTATCATTATCTTTCTGCTTTTGTTTATTTCTACATTGCAACCTCTCTCTTAATCGATATGAGTCGTCTTTTAAACAGATGGAACATACGAACCGTCTTTGTAAAAAATGAAATTTGGCAAATTCAAAAATTTGGATTCGGCAAAAAACTGATTAAGTTCAACTTAGAAACTGATGGTGTAGAGTTAGGATACGAACATGGTGGACTTAGTGATTTATTAGGATGGAACCGATTGGTTTGGGGAAAAAATGGAAAAACTCTTTTTGTGACTCCTTATTTTTTCCCTTACAAAAAAAATAAAACCATCGTGAATCGGATTTTAAAACGTTAGAGTGGAACCAAACTTTTGAAGAAGTTATTCATTCTCCTTTTACTATTATTTCTTTTTTTATTTCATCTTAGGTATCTTTCCCGAGCCTTCGATTGGGATTCTTGTGTTTACGCTCTGAACATTCAAAAAGATAGAATAGAATCTGCCTTTTTTAATCCACACCATTTAGGATTTGAATCATCAGGATTACTCTATTGGAAAATGCTCCGTTCCATTTATCCAACCACGGATATCATGTTTTTTTTGCGATTGAGGATCCTTAGTTTTTCTTTATTTTTTTTAGGACTCTTTATTTGGATTTATTATAAGTTATATAAAGATATAGTTTTAGCAGTCATTTTAGCCCTAGTCATTCAAGTGAGCCAAGCTTTTTGGTTCTATAGTTTACACAATGACACACCTCTCATCCATTCTTGTTTGATGGCTCTTTTGTTTTTATTTACAGTTTACTTTTTAAGATCAGGGCTAAAAGCAAAACATTTAGTCATTCTATGGGTGATCCAACTCTTTAGTATCTACTTCCATCAATCGAATGTGATTCATTTCGGAATGGTCCCAATGGCAGTATTTCTTTCACCGAATCGGTCATTGGGAAAAAAACTCAGAATCATATTCATCTATTTAACATGTCTTGGTGTTGCCACTATCCTCTCGTATTTATTTGTTGGATTCATTATCCTAAAAAGGGGACTTGGCCCCCTTGATGAAAAACATTTTTCTTTTTGGATGTTCTTATATGCTGCCATCAACCGCTGGGGAACAAGCCTTGGCGAAGAAAAAAACTATGTATTGTATTTCTATCGAGGCATAGGAGATGCGTTTCTTGTATTCCAAAACGTAATTCCAAAGTTTCGAGTGAACTTTTTTGACTTTCAAAACCCTAAACACCTTCCCTACAATTTAAATCTTTTATTCTGGATTTTTAGTTTGAGTTTGGGAATTTTGAATTTCCGTACTATGTGGGTCCGATACAAACAGGAATTATTAATTATGGTGTTTTGGATTCTCCCGTCGATTGGATTTTATACATGGTGGGAAGGATATTTTTTTGAATTTTGGGTAGGAACTACCATTGCCCTTTGGATCTTAAATTCTTTTACACTTCAATCGTTATCGATCCCTTTGTTTCCAAAATTTTCTAATGCAATTCTCCATACAGTTTACCTGGTCTTATTTCTGTTTTATTTCAGTACCAATTTTACCTTTTCTACCCTTCCCAGATCCATTGGCCCAAAATTTGGATACACAGAAGGTATACAAGGACCCGTTGAAAAATTAGCCGAAGAAACAATTTACCGTTAGGATAAAAAAATGTTATTTAACTCGTTTGAATTTTTAGTTTTCTTCTTTATCACAATCATCGTTGGGAATCTTTTAAAGAACCGTTGGCAAAAACTTTTTTTCCTACTCACTAGCTACTATTTTTACATGGCTTGGCAACCATCGTCTATTTCCTGTACGGCGATGGCCACCGATGGTTTCAAGTTTTATACAGATAGACTCTATTGTGATTTTAAAATCAATCCCTATGTTTTTATTCTAATTTTCTCAACGATCATTGATTACTTTGCTGCAAGACTCATTGAAAAAAAACAAGATGGGGATAGTGCCAGAGGATGGTTACTCGTATTATCTCTTGTAGTCAACATTGGAACACTTGGATTTTTCAAATATACGGACTTTCTACTCGGAGTCATTAACGACATCCATCTTTTAGGTGACTTCCAATTCGCAAAACAAAACATTATCCTTCCCGTAGGAATTTCTTTTTATACATTCCAATCAATGAGTTATACCATTGATGTATACAATCGAAAAATAGAAGCACGGAAATCCTTTCTGGATTTTGCTTTGTATGTTGCTTTCTTTCCACAACTGGTAGCAGGACCCATTGTACGTGCAGAAACATTTTTCCGCGACTTAGATTTTCGTCTCGGTGTGTACAAAGAGAATATTGATGCTGCATTCGCATTAATCTTAATCGGATTCACACGAAAAATTGTCTTTGCAGATAACCTGGCTCGTGTGGTTGACTCCACGTTTTCCAATTACCAAAACTTAAACTCAATTGAAATTTGGACAGGTGCTCTTGCTTTTGGATGGCAGATTTATTTTGACTTCGCAGGTTATACCGACATTGCAATAGGAGTTGCTAGACTCTTTGGCTTCCAGTTCAATCCAAACTTCAACTTCCCTATGTCTTGCAGAAATATCGCAGATCATTGGTCCAGATGGCATATTTCTTTTTCCACATGGATTAGAGATTATATCTACATCCCGTTAGGTGGTTCAAGAGTAAGTGTCATTATGTACATTCGTAACATTATGATCACCTGGTTATTTGCTGGATTGTGGCATGGTGCCGCCTACCACTATGTAGGTTGGGGTCTCTGGCAAGGGACCATGTTACTTTCTCACAAATTTTATGGAGATACCACGCTCGCAAAATACTTAAACGGAAAAGGTGGCCGAGTTTATGATTTATTTGCGCGCGTATTTACCATGTTTTGTTTGGCATTTGGTTTTATCATGTTCCGTGCGGAAACAATGGAAAAAGCAGTCCCTATGATGAAGGCCCTTCTTTTCCTAAATGATTCTGTAGCACCAATTGCAAGATGGAATAACTACCGATTCGGAATTTTGCTTTTGATTTGTTTTACTGCGAGTTACATTTTTTCCAAAAGACAAATTCCTACTCTTCTGACAGGAAGTTGGCTAAAATATACTACCTTTGTTATTGTAAACGTTTTGTTACTATTACTATTTGGAGTTACTGAAAGTCAGAACTTTCTCTACTTTCAATTTTAATTATGAGCTTACATAAAGAAACCATCTCATTTCTGACTGATAAAAAATTAGTCACTGCCATCATCTTTTTGTTAACGCTGGAATGTTTACTGCAATTTGGTTTGTACAAACCATATCTAAAGAAAAATTCCTATGCATCCAATATCAACCGAGTCACAGAACATGTGGTTTCCAAACGAGATGTTTTGGATCCAGATATTTTGATCGTTGGTACATCTGTGGCCTTCGAAGGTATTAGCATTCGCCTCCTTAACGAAGAACTACAAAAAACTGGATGGAAAACTCAATCGATTGCTGTTCGCGGTTCAGAACTTGTAGTACAACATCGGATTTTAGAAGAATACTTAGATAAATTCCCTAACGTAAAAATCATCCTCCATGTGATGGAACCTGGTATGCCTTGGGTCGATCGGAAGTATGTAGTAGATCCGACACTGGCAATGTTATCAGAACTTGGAAACTTCAAAGCAATTCCGACTGTCCTCGATTTCGAATACAATCTAGAATTTTCAAACTATCTTTATTTGATTTTTAAATCCGTGGCCTATCGTAAAGATTTGTCTGATTTGGTGATTAACTTTAATGAAAGACTAAAAGCCATTTCCCGAAAAAACAAAAACCCAAATTTGAATCCTTGGGATTATGAAAACGATCATCCAGAGTCCATTGATGAATACCACCTGACAAGTGTAGATGATTGCCTAAATCGATTGGCCTTACACCTTCCCTTAGAGATCCCCAAAGCATCAAATCCAGATCACAGACGAATGTTGTTTGAAACATGTGGCATTGCCAGTGTAGTTCCTCAAGATTCCAATGCAACTGAAGATACAGAAAGATACTTTAGGCGATTAAAAAAAATGTATAACTTTATTGGGGAACGTAAAATACATATTATCAATGTCTTTGCACCTTATTCTGATGTAATTCGAAAAGTCAATAACGAAGGAAGAATGAAAGTTTGGCATGAGGGATTATCAAATGCATTAACTCCATTCCAACCACTTGATGAAATGGATCTTCAAGATTCTCTTGGAGATTCCAATGGAAAATACTGTTTTGATTTAATTCATTTAAATGAAGCAGGGATGAAAGAATTCACAAAAATTTTAGCCAAAGATTTGGAGAAAAAACTTGGGAAACGATGATACCACTCTGAATCAATTGCAATCGGAAGTAGACGATTGGATTCAAAATATAGGAGTCAGATATTTTTCAGAGCTCACCAATCTTGCCATTCTCATGGAAGAAGTCGGCGAACTGTCGAGGCTAATGGCAAGAAAGTATGGAGACCAATCATTCAAATCAGGAGAATCAGAAGATAACATACCAAACGAAATTGGTGATATTTTATTTGTACTGACTTGTTTAGCTAACCAGATGGGAATTTCCCTTCAAGATGCCATTCGTGCAACGATTAAAAAAAATACAAAACGAGATATAGACCGCCACAAAAACAATCCTAAACTATAACTATCTTTGCTATACTCTATCATTGAACAAAAATTCCCGCTTCTCTACGAATGGCGTTCCAATACGCTGAGAGGTGAGCTGGATGGGAATTCATATCCGAAATACAATAATCAAACTTAGTACGAAAAATAGGATTGGCCTCTAATTCATTCTCATACTTGGAATAATCTAGGTACATTTCTTGAAAAAAACGTTTTTGACCTTCAAAATCATAATCTTCTCGAAAAAACATATAGGCATGAGCCAAGTCATGAAGCAAATGTTCAAAGGCATCACGTTTGCCTTCGACCAAACTCCCTTCGATCGCATGTGTCCAACTGATAGTAGAATATCGATAACCATTACTTTGTGATTCCAACATTTCTAATGAGCTAGGATTGTAATCGATGAGTCGAATGTCCCATTCACCTATATGCCACTTCCATAGTGCAAAACGTACGGTATCAGGCATTCCATAAAACCGAACTACTTCTAAAAATTCTTGGGACTGGTTCCTGTGAGGAAGTGGTTTCCCCATCCTAAGGAAAGGATGTTTTTTTACACGTCTCTCTAAATACAACAATACTATTTGGAAGGTAAGTTGGCTGTCGGATATTTGACCAGTTTCCCAATCCTTTTTTAGCGAAGTTAAAAACGGACGAAGAATCTCTGCTTCTTCTTTTAATTCTAATTCAGGAATACAAATTTTTTTAAATGAGCCATAAATGAGACCGTTATCGTGAGGCATAAAAAAACTAATTAGATAACCCGTAATACTCTGTTTCCAAATGGAAAGCTCCTCCAATTTCTCCACCTAGAAAAAACAAAGTACCATCAGAAAATTTCACACCACTATGTTTTGTTATGCTGTACTTTGCCATTCCCATGTTGAAAAAATTATTACTTTTTCCATAATCAAGTTTTTCCATTACACGACTTGGTTCACTCGTATTGTATTTATATCCACCACCATAAAAAAGAATTCCACCGTCTGGTAGTTCCTGCGCAAAACTCCATTCTCGCCTAAACTGCGAGTTAGCAACCGTAAGTATCTGATTTCGAGTTAGATCATATAACATGGTAGAATTATTGGAATTAGATAACTGCGCTCCATAAATGAGCACGTTCCCGTCAGTTAATTTCATACATTTTAAGGCACCAACTGGTACTGGTAAGGTGGGTCCCCATGAAAATGTCTGAGTATCTGGATCAAAAAATTCCGTGGTATCTTTAGGTGCAAAAATTCCATTTGTTCCACCAATGATAAATACTCGACCATCATCAAGCAATACAGAACATGAAAATGATCTAGGCACTTTCATTCGATTGGGCACTTCAGTAAAAATTCCGGTAGATGGATCATAAATCTCAGCAGTGTTTAAAGTTATAAATACATCAGTTGTCATAGGATCAAAATCATACTCGCTAATTCCACCTAACACAATCACTCGGCCATCCTTAAGTTTCACTATGTTATGCAAATGCCTGCGTCCATTCATATTCCCTGTCGGTGTGAAGGCGGTTGTTTCTGTATCAAAAATATAACTCGAAGTAATGGCATACGGACTAGGTGCTTGCGTTCCTCCTGTAATTAGAAGATTCTTTCCATCTAACATCACACCACGTTCACCTCTAGAAATATAGGGCAAACTAGGATTTGTGAGAACAAAACTAGAAGCACCTTTTCTCAATATTTCCGCACTAGAAGTAAAACCATAGATAGCAATCACATCACCATTGGCATTTTGGAAAGCATCAAATTCCGACCGGGCATGGTGTAAATTTGGTCCTTGGACCAATCCAATCAATTGGATCGTTAAAGAATTGGATACCTCATTGCCAGCATTATCCTGTGAATTGTAAAAATGCATCGTAAGCGAACCAGGACTATTGGAAGAAAAATTGACCTCGAAGTAAACACGGTATGTGGTTTCATTCACTTTTTGTACTGAACGGAGAATCACCTCGGAAGCAAGTGATCCACTTAAGATGGGAGGATTAAAAACTGCCAATGGTTCAGATGTTGTAAAATCCCAATAGTGGGACGAAAAAAAAGTATAATCGGTAATCGGAATATAACCAACTAAATTTATACTTGGGATTTGTGTATCAATGATGATCGGAAGTATATCATCAATAAGGGTTTCACCAGAGTTAGATACCACTCCCAATAAATTCAGTTCATACTTCCCGTCAGCGGTTATTGGATCAAACTTAACCAACAATCGATCCTTATCAATTTTTGAAAAACTCACATTCGAAAAAACTTTTTGATTAGACTCTGCAAGAAAATTTGCATCGATATTTGCAAGATCTCTGTTACATTGCAGTAAAACTTGGTCCACTGTTCCAAGAAATTTTTGATTTGATTGATTTACACAACGGAAAGGTGCCTTTTCGAAAAAGGTACTGAGGAATAGAACACCACTTGATTTTTGATCAAAAGGATTTCCATATTTTTCGGGAATGATACATCCGATAGCAAAAAACAAAATAGGAAAAATCAATTTATTCAAAACTGTATTCCTCCGTATTTCCTAAGATATCACCAACCCTACCTCCGATGATCATACCGCCACCAACTGAATTGTAACGAATATTACAACCATCCCAACGTGCATTTAAAGAACGACTGGTCATATAAAATCTGTAATTCGATTCAGACCATGATTC comes from Leptospira bandrabouensis and encodes:
- a CDS encoding MBOAT family O-acyltransferase yields the protein MLFNSFEFLVFFFITIIVGNLLKNRWQKLFFLLTSYYFYMAWQPSSISCTAMATDGFKFYTDRLYCDFKINPYVFILIFSTIIDYFAARLIEKKQDGDSARGWLLVLSLVVNIGTLGFFKYTDFLLGVINDIHLLGDFQFAKQNIILPVGISFYTFQSMSYTIDVYNRKIEARKSFLDFALYVAFFPQLVAGPIVRAETFFRDLDFRLGVYKENIDAAFALILIGFTRKIVFADNLARVVDSTFSNYQNLNSIEIWTGALAFGWQIYFDFAGYTDIAIGVARLFGFQFNPNFNFPMSCRNIADHWSRWHISFSTWIRDYIYIPLGGSRVSVIMYIRNIMITWLFAGLWHGAAYHYVGWGLWQGTMLLSHKFYGDTTLAKYLNGKGGRVYDLFARVFTMFCLAFGFIMFRAETMEKAVPMMKALLFLNDSVAPIARWNNYRFGILLLICFTASYIFSKRQIPTLLTGSWLKYTTFVIVNVLLLLLFGVTESQNFLYFQF
- a CDS encoding glycosyltransferase family 4 protein, with product MTGNSRYLAEVLKVILPKYTKKEFFLYTNKPIHPVFHDLLGPNTKVVLESIKIPGPIYLNFVLPKRLKQDGIEVFWATIQMLPFLKLPIPSYVNYHDLNFISAPETMAKWNYWQHKLLSPITLKNADKIFCLSKNTKREIAAFRPDCEKKCIVVYPGVSKQKLPKPKVTFPKEFFLTVGTLEPRKNINRLVDAFLDFKTKHPKDKNSLLIMGRKGWGEEGEFLYQKLKDPKIQNLGIQFWENPDDATLAEAFKQCKVFFFPSLHEGFGLPLLEAMLEDKRCVASDIPVFKEILSDKCDLYVPAKETKDWTRSFELMSGPKKSRSPKFPAKQWTWEETAKKIEEVIFQ
- the queA gene encoding tRNA preQ1(34) S-adenosylmethionine ribosyltransferase-isomerase QueA; amino-acid sequence: MDFLQEYDFHLPDEQIAKFPLENRDESRLLVVNIGQSKFWEAPLFRDILALVRPGDVFVYNETKVSARRVYLQVESGRIHESIFLESLDPSDRSWLCILKNRAKLKLGEKLFPVGFENYQFSYQGPKEELSILFSESPISDSDFGIFGNIPIPPYLKRNVTEEDKVRYQTIFANRSGSVAAPTAGLHFTEELKENVLKNGAEFVPVELQIGYGTFRPLTPEQWETKTLHREKYFVSESTASKLNGARKEGRRIIAVGTTTLRVLETVFDSQLKKYKVGSSQTDIFLSPGDNIQSVQGLITNFHLPKSSLLLLVSAFANTKLVLDAYQYALQNRFRFYSYGDSMFLFQK
- a CDS encoding Kelch repeat-containing protein, with protein sequence MNKLIFPILFFAIGCIIPEKYGNPFDQKSSGVLFLSTFFEKAPFRCVNQSNQKFLGTVDQVLLQCNRDLANIDANFLAESNQKVFSNVSFSKIDKDRLLVKFDPITADGKYELNLLGVVSNSGETLIDDILPIIIDTQIPSINLVGYIPITDYTFFSSHYWDFTTSEPLAVFNPPILSGSLASEVILRSVQKVNETTYRVYFEVNFSSNSPGSLTMHFYNSQDNAGNEVSNSLTIQLIGLVQGPNLHHARSEFDAFQNANGDVIAIYGFTSSAEILRKGASSFVLTNPSLPYISRGERGVMLDGKNLLITGGTQAPSPYAITSSYIFDTETTAFTPTGNMNGRRHLHNIVKLKDGRVIVLGGISEYDFDPMTTDVFITLNTAEIYDPSTGIFTEVPNRMKVPRSFSCSVLLDDGRVFIIGGTNGIFAPKDTTEFFDPDTQTFSWGPTLPVPVGALKCMKLTDGNVLIYGAQLSNSNNSTMLYDLTRNQILTVANSQFRREWSFAQELPDGGILFYGGGYKYNTSEPSRVMEKLDYGKSNNFFNMGMAKYSITKHSGVKFSDGTLFFLGGEIGGAFHLETEYYGLSN
- a CDS encoding LIMLP_18675 family protein — its product is MKIINKWISKWKEFQSKREIAYFGTSLYDELTVNPIPSLLLILFAVLFFTYSLPYIYYLGKFFYWFVGVLEITKVLKIPFLDELRYYHYLSAFVYFYIATSLLIDMSRLLNRWNIRTVFVKNEIWQIQKFGFGKKLIKFNLETDGVELGYEHGGLSDLLGWNRLVWGKNGKTLFVTPYFFPYKKNKTIVNRILKR
- a CDS encoding glycosyltransferase family 87 protein, whose amino-acid sequence is MWKFLETLEKRGKWILTVLLVIFFALSVSRSKQKSDFLDYYHAAERWATGENLYRFDAAFELQSKVKKMEDLFLPENFHLLTALQNETATYIYPPLFSFLLIPVTYLSEPNAALLFEIVSSLSLLAILYLIFQNKEITNPKSPYPYLILVTTILFNFRFLESHIQNNQVGLLLILLVLVSLTIKSDWQSGMILALATSIKITPLVFLFVYIYEKQYKRIFWFLFGIFVWNAAPLLYNWDYTIQMTNEWLTEILGNAFSNPLLRSWKNNQSLSSTLAKYFVPGADLMNQPTYSLPFLVLSLPMLKFIQLGFIILFGTPLLLLWRKKNKKWEIISLLFLISALFSGISWIHSFIICLIPIYFILNQVIRLPNNKKELTILILILSLPILSHRTFVGSKIEATLSMFSILFYSTSLLYFYIVRFALRETENRN
- a CDS encoding nucleotide pyrophosphohydrolase, whose translation is MGNDDTTLNQLQSEVDDWIQNIGVRYFSELTNLAILMEEVGELSRLMARKYGDQSFKSGESEDNIPNEIGDILFVLTCLANQMGISLQDAIRATIKKNTKRDIDRHKNNPKL